The proteins below are encoded in one region of Parvicella tangerina:
- a CDS encoding bifunctional 3,4-dihydroxy-2-butanone-4-phosphate synthase/GTP cyclohydrolase II, whose translation MPQIYFYQDMEVQLNTIEEAIEDIKNGKVVIVVDDENRENEGDFVTAARNVTPEIINFMATYGRGLVCAPIVEDRCDELGLDLMVQNNSAQFETPFTVSVDLIGHGTTTGISASDRSKTVKALIDPTIDPKELGKPGHIFPLRAKKGGVLRRAGHTEAAIDLARLAGFEPAGVIVEILNEDGTMARLPQLVEIAKKFDLKLISIEDLINFRLKHESLIEKIVEVKMPTKHGDFKLAAFRQTTTGEEHLAIYKGEWEESEPVLTRVHSSCFTGDILESLRCDCGPQLTHALDMIEKEGKGVVLYMNQEGRGIGLVHKLQAYKLQEEGYDTVEANLKLGFQADQRDYGIGAQILRSLGVRKMRLMSNNPKKRTGLMGYGLEIVENVPIETGCNVHNEGYLKTKKDKMGHELNFKD comes from the coding sequence TTGCCGCAGATTTACTTTTATCAAGATATGGAGGTGCAATTAAACACGATTGAAGAAGCAATCGAAGACATCAAAAACGGTAAGGTCGTTATTGTAGTAGATGATGAGAACCGTGAAAATGAAGGAGACTTTGTAACGGCTGCTCGTAACGTAACTCCTGAGATCATCAACTTTATGGCTACTTACGGAAGAGGGCTGGTTTGTGCACCCATTGTTGAAGACCGTTGTGATGAACTCGGTCTTGACCTGATGGTTCAAAACAACAGTGCCCAATTCGAAACACCATTCACTGTATCAGTTGATTTGATTGGTCATGGCACCACTACAGGAATTTCTGCCAGTGATCGTTCAAAAACGGTGAAAGCGCTTATTGACCCAACTATTGACCCTAAAGAACTTGGGAAGCCAGGACACATCTTCCCTTTACGAGCAAAAAAAGGCGGGGTTTTGAGAAGAGCAGGACATACAGAAGCTGCTATTGACTTAGCCAGACTTGCTGGGTTTGAACCTGCAGGTGTCATCGTTGAGATCTTAAATGAAGATGGAACAATGGCAAGGCTGCCGCAGTTAGTAGAAATTGCTAAAAAGTTTGACCTTAAACTTATTTCCATCGAAGACCTTATTAACTTCAGGCTTAAGCATGAGTCACTGATTGAAAAGATCGTTGAAGTAAAGATGCCCACGAAACATGGAGACTTCAAACTGGCTGCTTTCAGACAAACCACCACAGGTGAAGAGCATCTTGCCATCTATAAAGGCGAGTGGGAAGAAAGTGAACCCGTTTTAACACGTGTTCATTCATCTTGCTTCACAGGAGACATTCTTGAGTCACTTCGTTGTGACTGTGGTCCGCAACTTACTCATGCATTGGATATGATCGAAAAAGAGGGAAAAGGTGTTGTGCTCTATATGAATCAGGAAGGTAGAGGAATCGGTTTAGTGCACAAATTACAGGCATACAAGCTACAAGAAGAAGGCTATGATACCGTGGAAGCAAATCTGAAACTTGGCTTTCAGGCGGATCAGCGTGACTATGGTATTGGTGCGCAAATACTGAGAAGTCTAGGCGTTCGCAAAATGCGACTAATGAGTAATAATCCTAAAAAACGAACAGGTTTAATGGGATATGGGCTCGAAATTGTTGAAAATGTACCGATCGAAACAGGGTGCAATGTACATAACGAAGGATATTTAAAAACTAAAAAAGACAAAATGGGACATGAGCTGAATTTCAAGGACTGA